From the genome of Candidozyma auris chromosome 2, complete sequence, one region includes:
- the GAL4 gene encoding galactose-responsive transcription factor — protein sequence MSVKVEPQTVSLTLTNAEIGPTLPASDPSECSEKVKEEETSNYLKDISPESDSSSVAIEQACDSCRKRKLKCSKEYPKCSKCKQHNWCCSYSPKTVRSPLTRRHLTEVENKLELATKMLRIILPSDVDLDKLMDSKDYAAQLRSIKERSGAGVSATRSAPASVSESAEQSAPESIAPSAAQSPSNSVFSNDGSTSTHQVEDTDFTYDKEKIKREIIDDFTLNNIPTYPRPTQRHQSEFVAPNAIKQLGSLSSSDTTQTHSLTSPSSLLSLNSYGQYDYEDDVSTFSEPCFKKQKLLEGPLSPEYTSIFNEVISDDF from the coding sequence ATGTCCGTTAAAGTCGAGCCCCAAACTGTGTCGCTCACGTTGACCAATGCTGAAATAGGACCCACGTTGCCTGCTTCGGACCCATCCGAATGCTCCGAGaaagtcaaagaagaagaaacttcaAACTACCTCAAGGACATTTCGCCAGAAAGTGACTCTTCTAGCGTGGCAATTGAGCAGGCGTGCGACTCGTGCCGCAAGCGCAAGTTGAAGTGCTCCAAAGAGTACCCGAAATGTTCAAAGTGCAAACAGCACAATTGGTGCTGCTCGTATCTGCCCAAGACGGTGAGGTCTCCTCTCACGAGGCGACACTTGACCGAGGTGGAAAACAAGTTGGAGCTTGCCACGAAGATGTTACGCATTATTTTACCCTCAGACGTTGATCTAGACAAGCTCATGGACAGCAAGGACTACGCTGCTCAATTGCGCAGCATAAAGGAGAGACTGGGTGCTGGAGTGTCAGCAACACGGTCAGCGCCAGCGTCTGTGTCAGAGTCAGCGGAGCAGTCGGCGCCAGAGTCAATAGCTCCATCAGCGGCGCAGTCACCGTCCAATTCCGTATTTTCCAACGATGGGTCGACGTCCACTCATCAAGTCGAGGATACCGATTTCACCTACGACAAGGAAAAAATCAAGCGGGAAATCATTGACGATTTCACGTTGAACAATATCCCCACGTACCCCAGGCCCACACAAAGGCATCAGTCGGAATTCGTGGCACCCAACGCCATCAAGCAGCTTGGTAGCTTGTCCCTGTCAGATACAACACAGACACACTCGCTAACCAGCCCTTCGTCTTTGTTGTCGCTCAACTCGTATGGCCAGTACGACTACGAAGACGATGTCAGCACGTTTTCGGAACCctgcttcaagaaacaaaaactATTGGAGGGACCATTATCACCAGAGTACACTTCCATATTTAACGAAGTCATCAGCGATGACTTCTGA
- the GYP5 gene encoding Gyp5p: MGKKSGRKRQQKAVNSNGAENSTENQEGASQLESTSSTDTTNSKDEEEIDENDNDVNEDEEFADSKEAHEEEKDLHEEIREEENVEDSKQVAVEETAPGAFPNEEVPEHEQTTKEVEHEASKSDKEGALPPRDGIRTIVETGIPDHTDAPQKAPSSLLAARQNEITIKFDSKDAAARSAIESGRESIVKTFNGIKSTIGSAPELMGGVDIDWEFWGRVVENYDELVQNEPRTVQRAVADGIPKEFRGIVWQLVSRSKNLQLEELYFHLKNEPSIHERAIKRDLSRTSFFTNVNAANKADELFNVIKVYSLFDPDVGYTQGMVFIVVPLVMNMNEAECFCLLVTLMKDYGLRDLFCPEMHGLHLLLHQFDRLLEQCSPLLYNHLVRQGIRSSMYASQWFLTFFSYKFPLDVVLRIFDMVITQGIEAVLRLGVNLMLRNESNLLRLNFDALLDFLKLNLFNIYVSDEFIASTEKPESKRFSLLGRKGTTKGGANYYKLDAFVKDAMLVEVKPADINRFKSEFELLCEKDAARKQEIEEYKVKNGQLRYEIKQLETEFYTVNKDHMDVVQELVNTKVVLPDVLGDIEELEAQAASLEKDIKELEAKVEESSTSLPQDVDSKIQELLAENAKETERFAELEEKFHELSVQNNAMDAELKQRGGKKWFW, from the coding sequence ATGGGCAAGAAATCAGGTAGAAAGAGACAGCAGAAAGCAGTGAACAGCAATGGAGCCGAAAATAGCACCGAAAACCAGGAAGGAGCTTCCCAATTAGAATCCACCTCTTCCACAGACACCACAAACTCcaaggatgaagaagagattgacgAAAACGACAACGATGTTaacgaagatgaggagTTTGCTGATTCCAAAGAGGcccatgaagaagaaaaagatttgCATGAGGAAATaagggaagaagaaaatgtcGAAGATTCAAAGCAAGTAGCTGTGGAAGAAACAGCTCCTGGAGCGTTCCccaatgaagaagtccCCGAACACGAAcaaacaacaaaagaagttgaacatGAAGCGTCCAAATCAGATAAAGAAGGTGCTTTGCCCCCTCGAGATGGAATTCGAACAATTGTCGAAACAGGTATTCCTGACCACACAGATGCGCCCCAAAAAGCACCATCCTCGTTGTTGGCAGCAAGGCAAAACGAGATCACCATCAAGTTTGATTCCAAAGACGCAGCTGCACGCTCAGCGATTGAGTCGGGTCGTGAGAGTATCGTAAAGACGTTCAACGGAATCAAATCGACAATCGGCTCGGCGCCAGAGCTCATGGGTGGTGTAGATATAGACTGGGAGTTCTGGGGCAGAGTGGTGGAGAACTACGACGAGTTGGTGCAGAACGAGCCTCGGACAGTACAAAGAGCTGTGGCCGATGGCATTCCAAAGGAGTTCAGGGGCATTGTGTGGCAGCTCGTGAGCAGGTCCAAGAACCTTCAGCTAGAGGAGCTATATTttcatttgaaaaatgagCCATCTATTCACGAGAGAGCCATCAAGAGAGActtgtcaagaacatcaTTTTTCACAAACGTCAATGCTGCCAACAAAGCCGACGAGCTATTCAATGTGATTAAGGTGTACTCGTTGTTTGACCCAGATGTGGGGTACACTCAAGGAATGGTGTTCATTGTGGTGCCATTGGTGATGAATATGAATGAGGCAGAGTGTTTCTGTTTGCTTGTCACCTTGATGAAGGATTATGGCCTCCGAGACTTGTTTTGTCCTGAGATGCATGGCTTGCACTTGTTGCTTCACCAATTCGACCGCTTGCTAGAACAGTGCCTGCCTCTTTTGTACAATCACTTGGTCAGGCAAGGTATTCGACTGCTGATGTACGCATCCCAATGGTtcctcactttcttcagctACAAATTCCCCTTGGACGTTGTCCTACGTATCTTCGACATGGTGATTACCCAGGGAATCGAAGCGGTGCTTCGATTGGGAGTGAATTTGATGTTGCGCAACGAGCTGAATTTGCTTCGACTCAACTTCGATGcccttcttgattttctcaaactcaactTATTCAATATTTATGTCAGCGATGAGTTTATCGCATCCACAGAGAAGCCAGAAAGCAAACGATTCTCGCTCTTGGGTCGCAAGGGTACCACCAAGGGAGGCGCAAACTACTACAAGCTCGATGCTTTTGTTAAGGACGCAATGCTAGTAGAAGTAAAGCCTGCTGATATCAATCGGTTTAAGCTGGAGtttgaacttctttgtGAAAAGGACGCTGCAAGAAAGCAGGAGATTGAAGAGTACAAGGTGAAGAATGGACAGCTACGCTACGAAATCAAGCAACTTGAGACTGAGTTTTACACCGTCAATAAAGACCACATGGATGTTGTGCAAGAGTTGGTGAACACTAAGGTGGTTTTACCTGATGTTTTGGGAGATattgaggagcttgaagCCCAGGCTGCATCGCTAGAAAAGGATATTAAAGAACTCGAGGCCAAAGTGGAGGAGCTGAGCACTCTGCTTCCGCAAGATGTGGATCTGAAGATCCAGGAGCTATTGGCTGAGAATGCCAAAGAGACAGAGAGGTTTgcagagcttgaagagaaattcCACGAATTGAGCGTGCAGAACAACGCCATGGACGCAGAGCTCAAGCAACGAGGAGGCAAGAAATGGTTCTGGTAG
- the RPS4A gene encoding 40S ribosomal protein eS4, which translates to MARGPKKHLKRLAAPSHWMLDKLSGTYAPRASAGPHKLRECLPLIVFLRNRLKYALNGREVKAILMQEHVKVDGKVRTDSTYPAGFMDVITLEATNENFRLVYDVKGRFTVHRITSEEASYKLAKVKKIALGKRGIPYVVTHDGRTIRYPDPLIRANDTVKIDLATGKISEFIKFDTGRLVMVTGGKNMGRVGVITHREKHEGGFDVVHIKDALENTFVTRLTNVFVIGEEAGKPHISLPKGKGIKLSITEERDRRRAQQGLIA; encoded by the coding sequence ATGGCTAGAGGACCAAAGAAGCACCTTAAGAGATTGGCGGCCCCATCCCACTGGATGTTGGACAAATTGTCCGGCACCTACGCCCCAAGAGCCTCCGCCGGCCCTCACAAGTTGAGAGAGTGCTTGCCATTGATcgtcttcttgagaaacagATTGAAGTACGCTTTGAACGGTAGAGAGGTCAAGGCTATCTTGATGCAAGAGCACGTCAAGGTCGACGGTAAGGTCAGAACCGACTCAACTTACCCAGCTGGTTTCATGGACGTCATCACCTTAGAGGCCACCAACGAGAACTTCAGATTGGTGTACGACGTCAAGGGTAGATTCACTGTCCACAGAATCACCTCTGAGGAGGCTTCCTACAAGCTTGCCAaggtcaagaagattgccTTGGGTAAGAGAGGTATCCCATACGTTGTCACCCACGACGGTAGAACCATCAGATACCCAGACCCATTGATCAGAGCCAACGACACTGTCAAGATCGACTTGGCCACCGGTAAGATCAGcgagttcatcaagttcGACACTGGTAGATTGGTCATGGTTACTGGTGGTAAGAACATGGGTAGAGTTGGTGTGATCACCCACAGAGAGAAGCACGAGGGTGGTTTCGACGTTGTCCACATCAAGGACGCTTTGGAGAACACTTTCGTCACCAGATTGACTAACGTTTTCGTCATTGGTGAGGAGGCCGGTAAGCCCCACATCTCTTTGCCAAAGGGCAAGGGTATCAAGTTGTCCATCACTGAGGAGCGTgacagaagaagagctcagcAGGGTTTGATTGCTTAA
- the MTR2 gene encoding Mtr2p, translating to MNIASNQPHDPTQPIEPFLKSLLASLDLSYFPSGTNTQPPFPNVEAYATQFGKQLKTTCAIIFDGHPLIPQPPANDSRLEFQKKWLACPLTSHQIGSFDCHLIPGTGLYTVNVYGKVRYDESGKSRLGESADLVQPNDAPTKPRPLWGSWYSFNLNMVIDEAVARSPEIESINSFNYRITFKPDDSLICI from the exons ATGAATATCGCCTCCAATCAGCCTCATGATCCAA CCCAGCCGATCGAACCCTTCCTTAAAAGTTTATTGGCTTCTTTAGATCTTCTGTATTTCCCTTCCGGAACCAATACCCAACCACCATTCCCCAATGTCGAGGCGTACGCTACTCAGTTTGGCAAACAGCTAAAAACAACATGTGCTATAATATTTGACGGCCATCCCTTGATTCCTCAGCCCCCGGCAAACGACTCTCGTCTAGAGTTCCAGAAGAAATGGCTAGCGTGCCCTCTCACGTCGCACCAAATTGGCTCTTTTGATTGCCACTTGATTCCTGGCACGGGCCTCTACACTGTCAATGTTTACGGTAAAGTTCGTTATGACGAGAGTGGGAAATCAAGGCTAGGGGAATCGGCTGATCTTGTACAACCTAATGATGCGCCAACAAAACCAAGACCTCTTTGGGGCTCGTGGTATAGCTTCAATCTTAATATGGTGATTGACGAGGCTGTGGCTCGTAGTCCCGAGATTGAGCTGATAAACAGTTTCAATTACAGAATCACATTCAAGCCAGACGACAGTCTCATTTGCATATAG